In the Dioscorea cayenensis subsp. rotundata cultivar TDr96_F1 chromosome 12, TDr96_F1_v2_PseudoChromosome.rev07_lg8_w22 25.fasta, whole genome shotgun sequence genome, one interval contains:
- the LOC120273431 gene encoding uncharacterized protein LOC120273431 isoform X2 encodes MNFFTSFTSSPSLSSSSTTDALEVNVSDTGMGCLTGIMSRLLCHNAAREAIREAKQVSRELCNEAEKKPAPSPGLVARLMGLDSMPVFPYTPPSSMGRSRSTSSLESWPLFLSGERCNEKVKMRTSVSFREAPTFLRQENEDFLLLTFTSEPSEEKDMKELKQVKEMRREKVNRREEKKNKHKGRQINEELLSSKHKQRVRRKAVESVRTVKKMEVEVDFNSQNSSPDSVLDNAFGIDNQCYDKKLVKRRSRKKLSSELDCLQLSTPKIKFNVVVDDGGLISQSEDRDRNYRMKKHEKPRNGSPELWELVCRFADEDVKRSNWFSTEKCKSEDAEEIVFITALHILDCLLHEVVNELYLN; translated from the exons ATGAATTTCTTCACTTCTTTTACTTCTTCACCTTCATTGTCATCTTCTTCTACTACTGATGCTTTGGAAGTGAATGTGAGTGACACTGGAATGGGTTGTCTCACTGGTATCATGAGTCGCCTTCTTTGCCATAATGCTGCAAGGGAAGCAATAAGAGAAGCTAAACAAGTAAGTAGAGAATTATGCAATGAGGCCGAGAAAAAGCCGGCACCGAGCCCCGGTCTAGTGGCAAGACTCATGGGATTGGATTCAATGCCTGTGTTTCCTTACACTCCTCCCAGTTCAATGGGAAGAAGTAGGTCTACTAGTTCTCTTGAGAGCTGGCCTTTGTTCCTTTCTGGTGAGAGATGTAATGAAAAAGTGAAGATGAGGACTTCAGTGTCCTTCCGTGAAGCACCCACTTTCTTGAGGCAGGAGAATGAGGACTTCTTGTTGCTCACTTTCACTTCTGAACCAAGTGAAGAGAAAGACATGAAGGAGCTCAAACAAGTTAAGGAGATGAGAAGGGAGAAAGTAAacagaagagaagagaagaagaacaaacacAAAGGAAGACAAATTAATGAAGAGTTGTTGTCATCAAAACACAAACAGAGAGTGAGAAGGAAGGCTGTGGAGTCTGTGAGAACAGTGAAGAAGATGGAGGTGGAAGTGGATTTCAATTCCCAGAATTCAAGCCCAGATTCAGTTCTTGATAATGCATTTGGAATTGATAACCAGTGCTATG ATAAGAAACTGGTGAAAAGGAGATCAAGGAAAAAGTTATCATCAGAGTTGGACTGTCTTCAGCTTTCTACTCCAAAGATTAAATTCAATGTAGTTGTGGATGATGGAGGATTGATATCACAGAGTGAAGACAGGGATAGAAATTATAGAATGAAGAAGCATGAAAAGCCAAGAAATGGTTCCCCTGAATTATGGGAACTCGTTTGCAGGTTTGCAGATGAGGATGTGAAGAGATCCAATTGGTTTTCCACAGAAAAATGCAAGTCTGAAGATGCTGAAGAAATTGTATTTATTACTGCCCTTCATATACTTGATTGTCTACTTCATGAGGTTGTCAATGAGTTGTATCTCAACTAG
- the LOC120273571 gene encoding LOW QUALITY PROTEIN: zinc finger CCCH domain-containing protein 33-like (The sequence of the model RefSeq protein was modified relative to this genomic sequence to represent the inferred CDS: deleted 1 base in 1 codon): MCTGPTKPSPPPSPPSGPLSMAVDVVKDRFAPLLLELAAFDDLLGFRKLVEDEGAAIDVAAPWYGRSFGCSRRMRLDLRSPLQIAALYGSTSVLEYILTFFPAAIDVNRPFGSDSATALHLAAGGGSASSVDAVRLLLAAAADVEVVDGGGNRAAELIPRHLHASVSMVKSLETLLKASCPCPRVSSPSKEVEAKMGGEKKEYPLDLTLPDIKNGIYGTDEFRMYSFKIKPCSRAYSHDWTECPFVHPGENARRRDPRKYLYSCVPCPEFRKGSCRNGDACEYAHGVFECWLHPAQYRTRLCKDETGCNRRVCFFAHKTEELRSVNPSTVSASGLVVSSPRSATSSLGVSSLDMATAMMLMQPSSPSTSSALAASAWLNQSGGGAVTPTLQLPSSRLKSTLSARDIQLDLDLLALDGYQHKVMDELSVASPRTSWSTNTLAASRPSDYSDLYGSLDPSLLTQLQGLSMKQASGTQFQSPYSGKLPSSPSVRGSPSISGLDHSLATAIMNSRASAFAKRSQSFIDRGAVARQSTLAPTSTAVAPAMGFSDWGSPSGKLDWGVHGEELNKLRKSASFGIRSNGSSFAGLASGAPAAQGFDEPDLSWVQSLVKDGPSAPGSLSLEQQQKLYGLNGGGEFHASEMLPAWAEEPMVA, from the exons ATGTGCACCGGCCCTACTAAGCCGTCTCCTCCTCCTTCCCCTCCTTCCGGGCCTCTATCCATGGCTGTTGATGTCGTCAAGGATCGTTTTGCTCCGTTGCTTCTCGAACTCGCTGCTTTTGATGACCTTCTTGGTTTCAGGAAGCTTGTTGAAGATGAAGGTGCGGCCATCGATGTTGCTGCTCCTTGGTATGGTCGATCTTTTGGTTGTTCTCGCCGGATGAGACTAGATCTCCGTTCGCCTCTACAAATCGCCGCGCTTTATGGTAGCACCTCTGTTCTTGAATATATCCTTACGTTTTTTCCGGCGGCGATCGATGTGAATCGACCTTTTGGGTCTGATTCTGCGACTGCGCTCCATCTTGCTGCTGGTGGTGGTTCGGCTTCTTCTGTTGATGCTGTTAGGTTGCTTCTCGCTGCGGCTGCTGATGTTGAGGTTGTTGATGGTGGGGGTAACCGTGCGGCGGAGCTTATACCTAGACACTTGCATGCCTCTGTTTCTATGGTTAAGAGTCTGGAGACTCTCTTGAAGGCTTCGTGCCCGTGCCCTAGGGTTTCGTCGCCGTCAAAGGAGGTGGAGGCGAAGATGGGTGGGGAGAAGAAGGAATACCCGCTGGATCTCACGTTGCCGGACATCAAGAATGGGATCTATGGAACGGATGAGTTCCGGATGTATAGCTTCAAGATCAAACCTTGCTCGCGCGCTTACTCGCATGATTGGACGGAGTGCCCCTTTGTTCACCCCGGTGAGAACGCGCGCCGTCGTGACCCAAGAAAGTACCTTTATAGCTGTGTTCCTTGCCCCGAGTTCCGTAAGGGATCGTGCCGCAACGGAGATGCTTGCGAGTATGCTCATGGGGTGTTTGAGTGCTGGCTTCACCCGGCGCAGTATCGCACTCGGTTATGCAAGGATGAGACCGGCTGTAATCGGCGTGTCTGCTTCTTTGCTCATAAGACGGAGGAGCTCCGGTCGGTGAACCCGTCAACGGTGTCCGCTTCTGGGTTGGTGGTATCCTCTCCTAGATCAGCAACTTCATCTCTCGGTGTCTCCTCTCTGGACATGGCGACCGCGATGATGCTGATGCAACCAAGCTCGCCCTCTACATCATCGGCGCTTGCTGCGTCGGCTTGGCTGAACCAGTCCGGTGGCGGTGCTGTTACTCCG ACGTTGCAGCTCCCGAGCAGTCGGCTGAAGTCTACGCTGAGCGCCAGAGACATCCAACTGGACCTTGATTTGCTGGCTCTTGATGGGTACCAGCACAAGGTCATGGATGAACTTTCAGTGGCTTCTCCGAGGACCAGTTGGAGCACAAACACTTTGGCTGCAAGCCGGCCATCAGACTACAGCGACCTCTACGGGTCTCTCGATCCATCTCTGCTAACTCAATTGCAAGGCCTTTCTATGAAACAGGCTTCAGGAACTCAATTCCAATCACCATACTCTGGAAAGCTGCCATCTTCCCCATCAGTCCGTGGTTCTCCCTCTATTTCTGGGCTCGATCACTCACTGGCAACTGCTATCATGAATTCAAGAGCTTCTGCGTTTGCAAAGCGGAGCCAGAGCTTTATTGACCGTGGTGCGGTGGCTCGCCAGTCCACCCTTGCTCCGACATCAACTGCAGTTGCTCCGGCAATGGGCTTCTCTGATTGGGGCTCACCTAGTGGTAAATTAGATTGGGGTGTTCACGGAGAGGAGCTTAACAAGCTGAGGAAGTCTGCATCTTTTGGTATCCGGAGCAATGGAAGCAGTTTTGCTGGCTTGGCCTCTGGTGCCCCTGCAGCACAAGGCTTTGATGAGCCAGACTTGTCTTGGGTTCAGTCCTTGGTTAAGGATGGACCATCTGCCCCAGGTTCTCTTAGTTTGGAGCAGCAGCAGAAGCTCTATGGGCTTAATGGAGGAGGTGAATTCCATGCCTCAGAGATGCTCCCTGCTTGGGCAGAGGAGCCAATGGTTGCCTGA
- the LOC120273431 gene encoding uncharacterized protein LOC120273431 isoform X1 — MNFFTSFTSSPSLSSSSTTDALEVNVSDTGMGCLTGIMSRLLCHNAAREAIREAKQVSRELCNEAEKKPAPSPGLVARLMGLDSMPVFPYTPPSSMGRSRSTSSLESWPLFLSGERCNEKVKMRTSVSFREAPTFLRQENEDFLLLTFTSEPSEEKDMKELKQVKEMRREKVNRREEKKNKHKGRQINEELLSSKHKQRVRRKAVESVRTVKKMEVEVDFNSQNSSPDSVLDNAFGIDNQCYEDKKLVKRRSRKKLSSELDCLQLSTPKIKFNVVVDDGGLISQSEDRDRNYRMKKHEKPRNGSPELWELVCRFADEDVKRSNWFSTEKCKSEDAEEIVFITALHILDCLLHEVVNELYLN, encoded by the exons ATGAATTTCTTCACTTCTTTTACTTCTTCACCTTCATTGTCATCTTCTTCTACTACTGATGCTTTGGAAGTGAATGTGAGTGACACTGGAATGGGTTGTCTCACTGGTATCATGAGTCGCCTTCTTTGCCATAATGCTGCAAGGGAAGCAATAAGAGAAGCTAAACAAGTAAGTAGAGAATTATGCAATGAGGCCGAGAAAAAGCCGGCACCGAGCCCCGGTCTAGTGGCAAGACTCATGGGATTGGATTCAATGCCTGTGTTTCCTTACACTCCTCCCAGTTCAATGGGAAGAAGTAGGTCTACTAGTTCTCTTGAGAGCTGGCCTTTGTTCCTTTCTGGTGAGAGATGTAATGAAAAAGTGAAGATGAGGACTTCAGTGTCCTTCCGTGAAGCACCCACTTTCTTGAGGCAGGAGAATGAGGACTTCTTGTTGCTCACTTTCACTTCTGAACCAAGTGAAGAGAAAGACATGAAGGAGCTCAAACAAGTTAAGGAGATGAGAAGGGAGAAAGTAAacagaagagaagagaagaagaacaaacacAAAGGAAGACAAATTAATGAAGAGTTGTTGTCATCAAAACACAAACAGAGAGTGAGAAGGAAGGCTGTGGAGTCTGTGAGAACAGTGAAGAAGATGGAGGTGGAAGTGGATTTCAATTCCCAGAATTCAAGCCCAGATTCAGTTCTTGATAATGCATTTGGAATTGATAACCAGTGCTATG AAGATAAGAAACTGGTGAAAAGGAGATCAAGGAAAAAGTTATCATCAGAGTTGGACTGTCTTCAGCTTTCTACTCCAAAGATTAAATTCAATGTAGTTGTGGATGATGGAGGATTGATATCACAGAGTGAAGACAGGGATAGAAATTATAGAATGAAGAAGCATGAAAAGCCAAGAAATGGTTCCCCTGAATTATGGGAACTCGTTTGCAGGTTTGCAGATGAGGATGTGAAGAGATCCAATTGGTTTTCCACAGAAAAATGCAAGTCTGAAGATGCTGAAGAAATTGTATTTATTACTGCCCTTCATATACTTGATTGTCTACTTCATGAGGTTGTCAATGAGTTGTATCTCAACTAG